The genomic stretch TATGATAAATGCAATTAGGACAAACTGGATTAATTCCGTCACTTTTGTGTTTTTATAAGCAAGGACGCATCTAACCTCCCCCCAAGGGCAGTCTCAGGTCACTTGCCACTGCTACGCTAAGAGCTTTGCAAGGGGGAGCTTGGACAAAATTCTGTTCACAGAATTAGCAGCATCTTATCAGATTAATTTATAAGAATAatagtaagaaaaacaaaaggaacaaactAGACTGGGAGAACTGctgagggaaagcagaaagacacaAATGCCGCTCTTGACTCTCTGCGGTTGCATTCAGTGCTAGTATATAAACCCGACAAAAGTGCTGTTGTGTGAAGCAAGAAACTTGcttgaaagggaagaaacaaggaaaggTTACCTCCGAGTCCGGCGGGCAAGCCcgctgctgccttctgctcagCCTCACTCCCGCCTGTCGTAGCGCAGTCTTCACTTGAAACAAGCTTTTTCTCCCAGGACACCTAGTTCACTCGTGCACTTACACgtcatatatatatttgtgtgtgtatatataaatatatctctAGCCACTTGGGGACAAAATCTTGCTTCTGAAATGGACTTGTAACTTATATCATgatattgtggtttttttatgagGGGTAAATATTGTAAAATGGGTTTTTAACATGTCCATCTTAAGTGTAATTATGACCTGTTTTTAAGTTGTAGTATTAAAGATGGTCTTTGTAAATCACTGGTACATACTTTGGAGTTGAATAAAGTTTTACGTTACTCTCTTTCACTTTACTGGTGAAGAGCAAGTATGAGGCCGATGGAAGAGGAGTAATCACCACCTCGGGAAGTGGCACCACAGGGACCTTACAGTTGTATTTGCCACAAGCAGCTCCCTCCTTACGCCAGCGGTAAGTGCTCTGGTGTTCCCGAAGGTGACCCTCCTCGTGTTCAAAGGCCAGTCCTGCAGCCAGGACAGGATGGCCTGTGCAGAGGCACGCGTGGGACGGCGCTGGTGAGCTGGCAGCCCTGCGGATCACAACCTGGCGGGCCCAAGGCTGGACGGCAGGCAGCAGCGGCCGTGAGGTGCTCATTACTCATAAAAGCGTTGAGCCCCACAACTCTATCACAGGAAATCAGAAGAATTAGATAgcaaaaacatcaaaaccaaacagtaagcaactccactgaaaaaaatagcaagtaCTGCTTATGTTAAACAGACTTGAGAATGAACAGTGTGGCAGATAAAGAAAATTCCTTTATTTGTAGATTTATATAAGCATAATATGAAGTTAGTAATCCTACTGCAGTTGCTTAAGTTAGTATCTAGGAGTATCTGTAAGGAAGAGCAAATAACTTAATCTAAACTCATATCTTCCTCTTCATCTTTCTTGTCCTTAGAGTCTCCTTCCTTTTGGTCTGACTTGACACTGTTCTGCATTGCTTTGGCAAACGCTTCTACATCTAGAAGTTAAACACATCGGTTATTTAACTTTGCACTTTCGGGGGGGAGTCCGCTGTCTGTACCAGGTTAAGCTTCATTACACAGGAAGTAAACGTTTGCTTTAGTACGACTCAATTAGCAGGGAAGAAAATTGCAACACATATTCGGCTCGCTCTGACAGCGCCAGCATTTATGCACTTTTAACTGTGCAGAGGCAGCCTAAGACCAGGATTACTTCAGTAACTGAACGGGTCCTGAAAGCTCCTTAGAGAAAATGGGTACCTCCTCCCACCAGTGCTACGGGCCCCAGCTGTGTTCACTTAAAGATGACTCATTGAAGACTCCCACAAAAAAGGCATTCCTGAACAAGGCAACTACACCACCTCCAGAGCCTTCTGCAAAAGGGTTTTTCCTTTATCAAGAAAACTATGCCAAGGCTGCTCAGCACATCTCTTTGCAGAGCCCCGACTTCTCCAAACACATCTGACACACTGTGTCTGCCAGGGGACACCAGAGCCCTCGCCTTTCATTGCAGGAACAGTGCGAGGGTCATCATTACATTCCACGTTCAGTGGCTGTGTGcagtgcaaaaaaaacccccaaaccacaccaaaaacaaacaacacccgccttcccccccaaaaccaaaacccgaacaaccaaacccaaacaaccatTTCATCCTGTTCCCAACAGCACCAATACTCACCTCCTTTATTTGCTGCATCTACTGCCTCTGCGGGTAAGCCAAACTGGCTCATTAGTGGGCCAAGCTGTCCTGAAGCTAAGGCAGCACTGAACATGCTCAATGCCTGTGAATTGGAGTCAACAGCATCAAGAAAAGGTTTGCATCGTGTTCCTCCAGCATCAGGTGGCTACTGCGCAATAACCGCGCGAGGAGAGCGGGCCTGGAGGCAGCCGCTCCCCTCTGTTAACCCCGGCACTATGGGCAGGGTTCAAAACGCCGCTGCAGCACAGGCCCCGCGCAGATTCCGCCATCAGGAACAACGCCTGCTCTTGGCCAGCCAGATGCCAGGAAGCACGAGCTGGTAAGCCCTGCTAGACCGAGCAACGCCCCAAACCACAGCCACATAACCTCCAGTCGGTTTAGCGCACGGAAAAATTCCATCTTCACCTAGATGCAGACACTCTATCAAATTGCCAACTAAAACCAGCCCTCATTTCCAAGTCTTGCCTACACAGAAGAGCTGCTATAGTTGAAACTAAAAATAGTCCTCTCAGCCACCGAAATTTTGCAAATGGGCGAGTTTCCATCAATCAGTCTAATAGCTCAAACGGGCCTGTAATACATCAGCTTTTATCACATGCAGACAGGCCTGGAATTAAGCACTAGTGTTTCAAGAGGAACAAGGGCTGCAGTGCTGTAATCACAAGCATCTCTTCCCATCAGTCGCTTGAAATGCCCTTCAAGGCAACTGCTGCCAAGCCACTCATTGACAGGGAATAATGAGTCTTCTACTACTCCTGCCATTTGCCAGAGAGTGTTTATAATAAAGAGAAAGATAAAGCCCAATTccaagggaaataaataaaaattctgatCTGGTGCTGGGTGACTGCAGGAAGAAACAGTGTTCCATTAAAccatctccctcctcccttccacTTCTACTGACAACCTCCTACTCGGAATGGTGTCAGGAACCTGAAAAAGCACGGCAAGGCCGATGGCGACGCAcgggggagaaggggaggagaaCGGTACTTCCCGTGACAGTTAGGCATCTACCTGCTGAAACTGAGGAGACGTCAGGGTATTCTGAATCTCTTCTGCAGTCTGCGGCAGAGATTCCCCCGAGGGAAGGTAAGGCATCAACCGTTCTTGAACTTCAGCATTGGCCAGGATGGGAGCCATTATCTCAGGAGTCAGAACAGTTGCCAGGTcaactaggaagaaaataaagggcTGGCTGTTAGACCATGCGCAAAACCTCATGTTTTTCTCATGTAAGCCAAACGATCTAGTCAGAAGAGTAGGGAAATGGAGTTAGCGCACTGCTCACAtcctttttccctctgttttggGAGTGAGAATAAGACTCTTGAAGCAGTCAAGCACAACACTCAAATGAAAACACgaacaaaaaaatttaagagaTGTTTCAAACCGATCTGGAGCACGATAGGACAGTAAAACAGCTCCAAAGGACTCCTGGATCCACCAGCTGTCTGGTCAGAACACTGTTACCTTGCTGTCCTCCTGCTCCAGATGGCACATTCATAGTAGCTAAAATGTTCTGAAGGTCACTCAGTTGAATGGGCTGGGTTGGGCTTGTGGCTGAGCTGGTTCCATTACCCGAACTTGGTACGGGGCTCGGACTGGTCACAGACGCAGCCGCAGGAACGGATGGGGCAGGCGTTACACGTGTAGAAGAAGTCGTGGAAGATGGTGTCACAGCAGCTGATTGGCTGCGAGAGCTGGAGAAGACAATTAGTATAATTAACTCCCTCCAAAACCgtattttgaaatgcttcttttcaagCCCTTACAATACGAAGGGCTCCTACCTCGTTTCAGAGAGGTCGTAAGCAGTCTTAATTCCCCTCACATTTCCTGCCCAGTAGGCCACAGCTCCTCCCACAGAAGCACAACTTTACGTTACAAAACTACCACCACTGAGGAGCAGGCAGCCTACCTTGACGATGAACTGCTGGTCGGGGGTCCCCCACTTCCAAGCAGACTGGCCAGCCCAGGACCCGtcagtgcccccagcccaccttcCGTAAACATAAAAGAAGAACAGgtttagaaatttatttcttcaggtttttttgcacCTCTCTGCTCCAGAGAGGGCACTCTTGTACCTGAAAGGTTCTGAAAGACCCCAGaccaacccccccacccctttctGTAAATTAACAGCTCTTGCATCCCTATTAGAAAACTGCCTTAGAGACCTGcacattttagaaattactCAATTTCTAGATGTTCACAAGgataaaattacttcagcttGTGCCGTACATACACAATCACTGTAACACAGCCCTCTCTCATCTACTGGTTCCCAAAATTCCAacttttctctaaaataaagCCAAGGCCCTCAGCAGATCACAGAGACAGTCTTCAagtcaccaccaccaccacctccctcaTATACCCAGGGTTTTGCAGCTTCAAACCTAACGCAGAGACAACCTCACGCACAAAGTGCTGCTAGTAGAGCAGCGATCAGGAAACCAACACTTGGCCTTTGAGCCAACTGCCACGtgcaaaagaaatcagaatcaGCCTCCCTCATCCACACATCCCAACTATCAGGGACTTACTGCAGCATCAAGAACATCAGCTAAAAAAAGCTGGGGCAAGGCTTGGCTTCTAGGTCCACCGGAGCTGTCGGTGACTCAAACTGCTCCTCTACAATTCCTGTGAGCTGCATCAGCCAAACGCTCCATTTACCACACACACTTCACATCCATCGGTTTCTTGTACCGCATCTGATTAGATACACAACCCTACACAAGCATCTGCGTTCATCACCCACCTTTTGGGAACTATCTGCAAGCAGAGGACAGAATGACAGCGCTCTATTAGCTAACACGTGATTACCTGAAGCTGCAGAGGTCAGAGTGAGCACCAGCCACCAACTCCCTCCTTTATATAGGACCTGCTCCTATAGACCTATGCCCTTAACACTTCCATTCACTAATGACAgagcttcccacagcagcagaacagctgggTGAAGCTAACTGGACTGTACCACGCACTACTCAACTCGGTTTGTCCTTGCTAGGAAAGTTTACCAGGAGCACGAAAGCTCCAGTGTTGCAGGAGCTCCACACTAAAGGCAGAGTCCTGAGAGAGATGCAAACCAGATGCAAAGGAACAAGACACTGCTGAGGGAAGAGATCCACACAGATTCACCACAACCACCGTTTGCAGAGGCAAGCAGATGGTTTTCTCGCGTTATAGTAGCGAGTTTCATGTCAAGCTGCCGTAGCTAGATgtaaaggcaaagaaagaagagctgCTGAGACAGTGTGCtgagaagaagaggaagacagTCTCAGGAATTATGTGAAGCTTCAAGAAGGAAGATCTTTTCCAAACGCACCTTAAAAAGCCAGAATCTTCCAACACTAACATGAGATTTGTATCTGAAGCTGAAAAGACACGAGCTAGATCCACAAGAAAGGACTTTGGAGCTCAAGCACAGAACCTTAGCCGCTGCCACCTGCCAGTGCTCCTGTACCTACTTCCACTCGAGGGTCTGACCTCTCAGAAAATGCTCTAATGGGCTTGGAGTATGGGTATCATTAAGAACAGACCACAGCAGAGACTCCAACATGCCTCTCATCCCCTTCAGAAAAACAGCGTGGCGATTCAAGCTCTCCCCAGCGTCGCCCAGGAGAGAAAACCCTAACCTGAGCCTTACTCCTCTGACCAGAGAGTGCCGTGGGGTGGGTACGCTCCAACCTTCCTCCTGAACTCTGCTTTGCACACAAATATTCACTGGATCAGAGACAACACAAGCAACTCCACAACCTGGTAACCGGGACATTCACCAGGAACAAAACCCTGGGTTTCAGTCCCTGCTTCAGTGAATATTTAGGAGGAAGAGAACGGGTAGAacagggggggtggggggtgggggcagaaaaaaaaaagtagaagatTCAGTGGAGCAAGGAAGGAGCAGAACCAACGTTCCTTGCAGATCAAGCCCTAAGACGAGTGCCGTGTAGAATTTGGTACCCTTCATTTCCTGCATCCTTTTTTTGCCCCTTAGCTCATCTCTGAGGTAGGGCCTTGCTTTTTCACGTGAAAGCAGCGCTATTTAAATCAATAGCACTACTTGAAAATATTGTCAGGTAAGACTTAACCTGGCAggagaaaataccattttggCATAAAGATATTAAAGCATTTTACCAAGTCCTCCTAAGCCCGTTGGTCCGATCAGCTGCATGAGCTGGTTATGGCTCATGTTTCCAAGAAGGCTTTGCAAGCCACCCTCAcctaaaaacaaaaacattctgAAACACAACATATTCACATAGGTTTTTTCACAGCACTCCGGCTCAAACAGCAGGAGATTAATTGGCATCACATTCTGTatggaaaaaacagtttcaagTGTTTACTGATTCATGATGCTCATAAAAGATAAATGCAACTTGGCTTCATAAGGAGGTAAGACTCCAGAGAATCTACTGGAAACAAAGAGAGATTTCTTCTGGCAGTCTTAACTTTCAGCCTGCACCTATTGTAACAGCACAGTTTATTTTGCTCAAGCACGTTTACACTTCTGGTATTAACACTGTCCCCAGCTCACCCTCCACAGCCATCAGGAATTTCTTCCTAGGGAACTATTAAGTGcttattctaaaaatatttttttaaaaaaagcctctcACGTGAAGGAGCAGAGAATGGACTGTACCTCCTAATGCCGAGAGCTCGTGGCCTCCACTTGCATTTCCACCTAAAGCACCAGGCATTGGTGGATTGTTGAGATACTCATTCACTTTACGGCAGTGTTCTTCATCCTTATCAGTCTTCGGCTCCTGCAAGAAAATTACTCTTGGTACAAGTcaaactggaaatattttgttccaaGACCCTTTTTATTGACTTCCCACAAACCTGCATCCAGAAGAAGAGTCGTTTTGATCCTGCCTTGAACTTCAATACATACACACGGCCGGTAGTGCACTGAGGTACCCTCTTGAATTCACAGTCATCgggaaaaataatcaaatccTGGAAAATGTGGCAGCGGGAACAGATGTTtgagaaaatacatgaatattCCTTTTAGCCTCCCAAAGacctctgccctcctccccaAACCTTCTTCCGTTTGCTCCTCATAGCAGAGAGAATATGGAAGTGCAGGGCTGTCAGGCCACAGCAGCATTCTCATGCTGATTTGTCTGGGAGAAGCTCTTTCAGCAGTGCCAGCGGAACACGACAGACCGCGACTTAACACCTCAGCACTGAAACACAAAACCATACTCACGTCCTCGACGTTGCCCGAAGTCCTGTCCTTCCAGCAGAAGTGAATGAGGGAATCGTCAGTCTGCTGGATGTAAACGAGGCCTTTTCTCTTGTCTGGGGTGACAGTGCTGCCCTTCAGGGACATCTTCCCTGCTCGAAATTCCACCAGGTATTTGCTCGAAGAGCCACGGGAGCCTGGCACCAGGCTTGGAAATAACGCACCTGAGGACATCCTGGGAAGGGAGCGAGCAGCCGCGATGAGAAACTGTCCCCGGTTCTCTCTCCTCAGCACCAAATACCGGCCTCCCTGGGGCGGCTCggcacagggcacagcctcAGCGCCCGACAGTTCCGGGGCGCTCCAGAGGAGCCAGCGCGGGGGCCGGGGGAAGCCGGGTCGCCCCGCAGACCCCCCGGCGACGCGGGACCCCTGCCGAGGTACCCGAGCACGGGagcgccgcccccccccggctcGCAGGCGCAGGGGCGCTCCCTgcgcgcagccccgccgccgcgctgaCCGTCGGGCTCCCGCCACGGCACGGAGGACGGGCTGCCCGGTACCGGCCCGGGGGAcccccgcagcccggcggcTACCGCACCCGGCCTCACGCACGGCggcggcccgcccggcccggcctgcgTGACTCGGCACTTGTCGCGGAGCTCCCGCTGCCGCCTAACCCCCCGCgccggccggccccgctccccgccgccagCGGCCgccgggcggcccggcccgacCCCTGACGCAAGGCCGGCACAGGGCTACCGGGCAGGCCCCagcgcggccccggccgccccccgcccgccatCCCCCGCCGGGCCCCTTCCCAGGCCGCCGCGCCGTCCCCCGCGGCAgaggcgccgccgccccgcgccgggccaGCCCCAGCGAGCGCGCCGCCAGCGACACACGGCCCGCGGGGTACAGCCGGGCCCGCGCCCCCGGTacctgccgccgccgcccgcaggCCCTGCGCCGCTCCGCGCTTCCTGCTCCGCGCGCCGGAaccccgcccgccgcggggcggggcagggcggccCGCGCGCCCCCGCGGCCCTGCGCGATTGGCCGGCGCGGCCGTCAGTCAGGGGCGGCGGCCCGCGACGCGCTGCTGTGTCACGGCGGCGGaagatggcggcggcgcggccccgcccggcGGAGCCTGGGGCCCAGCTCGCCCCCGGGGTGACGCTCCCCGGCCGTTACGGCCTTACAGCGAGGCAGCTGCACAGGCCCGgg from Falco rusticolus isolate bFalRus1 chromosome 10, bFalRus1.pri, whole genome shotgun sequence encodes the following:
- the ADRM1 gene encoding proteasomal ubiquitin receptor ADRM1; its protein translation is MSSGALFPSLVPGSRGSSSKYLVEFRAGKMSLKGSTVTPDKRKGLVYIQQTDDSLIHFCWKDRTSGNVEDDLIIFPDDCEFKRVPQCTTGRVYVLKFKAGSKRLFFWMQEPKTDKDEEHCRKVNEYLNNPPMPGALGGNASGGHELSALGGEGGLQSLLGNMSHNQLMQLIGPTGLGGLGGLGALTGPGLASLLGSGGPPTSSSSSSSRSQSAAVTPSSTTSSTRVTPAPSVPAAASVTSPSPVPSSGNGTSSATSPTQPIQLSDLQNILATMNVPSGAGGQQVDLATVLTPEIMAPILANAEVQERLMPYLPSGESLPQTAEEIQNTLTSPQFQQALSMFSAALASGQLGPLMSQFGLPAEAVDAANKGDVEAFAKAMQNSVKSDQKEGDSKDKKDEEEDMSLD